A single window of Sporosarcina sp. FSL W7-1349 DNA harbors:
- a CDS encoding helix-hairpin-helix domain-containing protein yields MYTVSGQHPFPELIEEVTEEEILQEDAIVDPPGPIIVDVKGAVRYPGVHALEEGDRLIDAIQAAGGYLPDADSRLLNHAMKLADEVVIYVPVHGEAVEDMPVFQPMEAPGQQEDGKVDINSADEQALMTIPGIGPAKAAAIVQYRTDHGGFQTVEAIMEVSGIGKKTFENLEPYIEVK; encoded by the coding sequence ATGTATACGGTGAGCGGCCAACACCCATTCCCTGAATTGATAGAAGAAGTGACAGAAGAAGAGATATTGCAAGAAGACGCTATCGTCGACCCGCCTGGACCGATTATCGTCGACGTCAAAGGAGCTGTCCGCTACCCAGGTGTCCACGCCTTGGAGGAAGGGGACCGGCTCATTGACGCCATTCAAGCGGCAGGCGGTTATTTGCCGGACGCCGATTCCCGCTTATTGAACCATGCGATGAAGTTGGCTGATGAAGTGGTCATCTATGTTCCGGTCCATGGAGAGGCGGTGGAGGACATGCCCGTTTTCCAGCCGATGGAAGCACCGGGACAGCAAGAGGACGGCAAGGTGGATATTAACTCAGCTGATGAACAAGCTCTTATGACCATACCAGGCATCGGGCCGGCGAAGGCTGCTGCCATTGTCCAATATCGGACCGACCATGGCGGCTTCCAAACAGTGGAGGCCATTATGGAAGTATCCGGGATTGGCAAAAAGACATTCGAGAATTTGGAACCTTATATTGAAGTGAAATAA
- a CDS encoding ComE operon protein 2 — translation MERITWDQFFMAQCHLLAMRSTCTRLAVGAIIVRDNRIIAGGYNGSISGGDHCIDHGCYVIDNHCVRTIHAEMNALLQCSKYGSPVDGSTLYVTHFPCLQCTKAIIQSGVKHIFYATDYKNDPYAMQLFAQSGVSVQQVPFDEKKVDFSNGSKFGLFEDMLQTMETLGATEDQLVPFKKRMDDLF, via the coding sequence ATGGAGCGAATTACATGGGACCAGTTTTTCATGGCCCAATGCCATCTTCTGGCAATGCGGAGCACGTGCACCCGATTGGCGGTTGGCGCCATCATCGTTCGAGACAACCGGATCATAGCAGGCGGCTACAACGGTTCGATTTCAGGCGGAGACCATTGCATCGACCACGGTTGCTATGTAATTGACAATCATTGCGTCCGCACCATTCATGCGGAAATGAATGCCCTGTTACAATGTTCAAAATACGGGAGTCCGGTCGACGGTTCAACCTTATATGTGACCCATTTCCCATGTTTGCAGTGCACGAAAGCGATCATCCAATCGGGTGTCAAGCATATTTTCTATGCGACCGATTATAAAAACGACCCGTATGCGATGCAGTTGTTCGCACAATCGGGTGTATCCGTCCAACAAGTGCCTTTTGATGAAAAGAAAGTCGATTTCTCCAACGGTTCAAAATTCGGCCTGTTCGAGGACATGTTGCAGACGATGGAAACGCTTGGTGCCACAGAAGATCAATTGGTCCCGTTCA